One window from the genome of Dolosigranulum savutiense encodes:
- the fusA gene encoding elongation factor G, which produces MAKRAFPLERTRNIGIMAHIDAGKTTTTERILYYSGRIHKIGETHEGASQMDWMEQEQERGITITSAATTTSWLDHRINIIDTPGHVDFTVEVERSLRVLDGAVAVLDAQSGVEPQTETVWRQATTYHVPRIVFVNKMDKLGANFISASESLHDRLDANAHPIQLPIGAEDDFEGIIDLVEMKAYVYGNDLGTEINEVEIPDEYKEQAKTYREKLVEAVVELDEELMMSYLEGEEITNEQLKAGIRQATLDVEFFPVLCGTAFKNKGVQLVLNAVVDYLPAPTDVPAIEGHVQDDPDAVVKREAGDDQPFSALAFKVMTDPYVGRLTFFRVYSGTLESGSYILNATKDTRERVGRILQMHANSREEIPEVFSGDIAAAVGLKDTGTGDTLCDLDDPVILESMEFPDPVIQVAIEPKSKADQDKMSVALSKLAEEDPTFKAETDHETGETLIAGMGELHLDIIVDRLKREFKVEANIGNPQVSYRETFTKTVEAEGKFVRQSGGKGQFGHVWIEFSPNDEGEGYEFEDAIVGGSVPREYIPSVDAGLQDAMENGVLAGYPLVDVKAKLYDGSYHDVDSSEAAFKVAASLALRNAAKSAGPVILEPMMAVEITVPEEYLGDVMGHISSRRGQIEGQEPRGNALIVKGTIPLSEMFGYATTLRSSTQGRGTFSMQFAHYAPVPTSIAEEIIKKNGGQA; this is translated from the coding sequence GTGGCAAAAAGAGCATTTCCACTAGAGAGAACTCGTAATATTGGTATCATGGCCCACATTGATGCTGGTAAAACAACAACAACTGAGCGTATTTTATACTACTCAGGTCGAATCCACAAAATCGGTGAAACTCACGAAGGAGCTTCACAGATGGACTGGATGGAACAAGAACAAGAACGTGGGATTACCATTACTTCAGCTGCGACAACAACTTCATGGTTAGATCACCGTATCAACATCATTGATACACCTGGTCACGTGGACTTTACCGTCGAAGTTGAACGTTCACTCCGTGTATTAGATGGAGCCGTAGCGGTTTTAGATGCACAATCAGGAGTAGAACCACAAACTGAAACAGTTTGGCGTCAGGCAACAACTTACCATGTTCCACGTATCGTATTCGTCAACAAGATGGATAAACTTGGAGCAAACTTCATTAGCGCATCTGAATCATTACATGATCGTTTAGATGCAAACGCCCACCCAATTCAATTGCCAATTGGTGCGGAAGATGATTTCGAAGGAATTATTGATCTTGTCGAAATGAAAGCTTACGTATACGGTAACGACTTGGGAACTGAAATTAATGAAGTTGAAATTCCTGACGAATACAAAGAACAAGCAAAAACATACCGTGAAAAATTAGTTGAAGCGGTTGTTGAACTTGATGAAGAGTTAATGATGTCTTATCTTGAAGGAGAAGAGATTACTAACGAACAACTGAAAGCAGGAATCCGTCAAGCGACTCTTGACGTTGAATTCTTCCCAGTACTTTGTGGTACAGCCTTCAAGAACAAAGGGGTACAATTAGTCTTGAACGCAGTCGTAGATTACCTACCTGCACCAACTGACGTACCTGCAATTGAAGGTCACGTACAAGATGATCCAGATGCTGTTGTTAAGCGTGAAGCTGGCGACGACCAACCATTCTCAGCACTTGCCTTCAAGGTAATGACTGACCCATATGTTGGACGTCTAACATTCTTCCGTGTATACTCTGGAACATTGGAATCAGGTTCTTACATCTTGAACGCAACGAAAGATACGCGTGAGCGTGTTGGACGTATCCTTCAGATGCACGCAAACTCGCGTGAAGAAATTCCAGAAGTCTTCTCTGGCGATATCGCCGCAGCAGTTGGACTTAAGGATACAGGAACAGGGGACACGTTATGTGACCTAGATGATCCAGTTATCCTAGAATCAATGGAATTCCCTGATCCAGTTATCCAAGTAGCGATCGAACCAAAATCTAAAGCAGACCAAGATAAGATGTCTGTAGCGTTATCTAAATTAGCTGAAGAGGATCCAACCTTCAAAGCTGAAACAGATCACGAAACAGGTGAAACATTGATCGCTGGTATGGGTGAGTTACACTTAGATATTATCGTGGATCGATTGAAGCGTGAATTCAAAGTTGAAGCGAATATCGGTAACCCACAAGTATCTTACCGTGAAACATTCACCAAAACAGTTGAAGCAGAAGGTAAATTCGTTCGTCAGTCTGGTGGTAAAGGTCAATTCGGTCACGTCTGGATTGAATTCTCACCAAACGACGAAGGTGAAGGATACGAATTCGAAGACGCAATTGTCGGAGGATCTGTTCCGAGAGAATACATCCCTTCAGTTGATGCTGGACTTCAAGACGCAATGGAAAATGGTGTCTTAGCTGGTTACCCATTAGTTGACGTAAAAGCGAAACTATACGATGGGTCATACCACGATGTCGACTCGAGTGAAGCGGCCTTCAAAGTAGCTGCTTCCTTAGCCCTAAGAAACGCTGCCAAATCTGCTGGACCTGTTATTTTGGAGCCAATGATGGCTGTTGAGATTACAGTGCCAGAAGAATACTTGGGAGATGTTATGGGACACATCTCAAGTCGTCGTGGACAAATCGAAGGTCAAGAACCTCGCGGGAATGCCTTAATCGTTAAAGGAACTATTCCTTTATCAGAAATGTTCGGATATGCAACAACACTCCGTTCATCAACACAAGGACGCGGAACCTTCTCTATGCAATTTGCCCACTATGCACCAGTTCCAACAAGCATTGCAGAAGAAATTATTAAGAAAAACGGTGGCCAAGCTTAA
- a CDS encoding ABC transporter permease produces MKPTHFRQINLLGSKGYVSIVKNEIKAFFAYKGAVFQHLLTPILYFLFIVLGVSSMQSVVPYKGLTLPYSQYALTGILAMMMLTDMSHAIYRVTIDKQYGLLGMKLLSGIRPVYYVIGMSTYSLLSTSLKSAVLLVLAALLGHGFTLMQSLGVYALVMLMSLFWTSIGVMITVKIKDYKTRDNFVSFVVIPVSFAAPTFFAVELAPRMLQLAVQFNPLTHQLQFMRDLFFLEGDFIGILWLVLLSAASIAVASYVINRAQLTLAEHG; encoded by the coding sequence ATGAAACCAACTCATTTTAGACAGATCAACTTATTGGGATCGAAGGGTTATGTCTCAATTGTCAAGAATGAAATAAAGGCATTTTTTGCCTATAAAGGGGCCGTGTTTCAACATTTACTCACACCCATTCTTTATTTCTTGTTTATTGTTCTAGGAGTCAGCTCAATGCAAAGTGTTGTTCCATACAAAGGATTAACACTCCCGTATAGTCAATATGCACTGACAGGAATCTTAGCAATGATGATGTTGACTGATATGTCACATGCCATCTATCGGGTGACGATTGACAAACAGTATGGATTATTAGGTATGAAGTTACTCAGTGGTATTCGTCCAGTATATTACGTCATTGGAATGAGTACGTACTCGCTGTTAAGTACCTCTTTAAAATCCGCTGTATTATTGGTATTGGCTGCTTTATTAGGACATGGATTCACGCTCATGCAATCATTAGGCGTGTATGCACTTGTTATGTTGATGTCGCTATTTTGGACATCGATTGGGGTTATGATTACTGTTAAAATTAAAGATTACAAGACGAGAGATAACTTTGTATCATTTGTTGTGATTCCCGTCAGCTTTGCAGCACCAACATTCTTTGCAGTTGAGTTAGCACCACGCATGTTACAGCTCGCTGTACAGTTTAACCCATTAACCCATCAATTACAATTCATGCGTGATTTATTTTTCTTAGAGGGAGATTTTATCGGTATATTATGGCTTGTTCTATTATCAGCAGCCTCAATTGCTGTTGCAAGCTACGTGATTAACCGAGCGCAATTGACCTTGGCCGAACATGGATAA
- the tuf gene encoding elongation factor Tu: MAKEKFDRSKEHMNIGTLGHVDHGKTTLTAAITYVLAELGLAEASAYDQIDGAAEERERGITIATSHVEYSTEKRHYAHVDCPGHADYIKNMITGAAQMDGAILVVSAADGPMPQTREHILLARQVGIEHFVVFLNKVDQVDDEELLELVELEVRDLLSEYDFPGDDVPVIAGSALLALQDDRAHMDKVKELMDAVDEYVPSPARDADKDFLMPVEDVFSITGRGTVATGRVEQGQVKVGDEVEIVGIKDTTTSTVTGVEMFRKLLDYAEAGDNIGALLRGLSRDDVERGQVLAAPGSITPHTKFEAEVYVLSKDEGGRHTPFFSNYRPQFFFRTTDVTGVVHLPEGTEMVMPGDNTEMTVELISPIAVEAGTKFTIREGGRTVGAGVVSTIVE, encoded by the coding sequence ATGGCAAAAGAAAAATTTGATCGTTCGAAAGAGCATATGAATATTGGTACACTAGGACACGTCGACCACGGTAAAACTACCTTAACAGCAGCTATCACTTACGTATTAGCTGAATTAGGTCTTGCAGAAGCATCTGCTTACGACCAAATCGATGGTGCGGCAGAAGAGCGTGAACGTGGAATTACAATTGCGACTTCTCACGTTGAGTACTCAACTGAAAAACGTCACTACGCACACGTTGACTGCCCAGGACACGCCGACTACATCAAAAACATGATTACCGGTGCTGCACAAATGGATGGTGCTATCTTAGTAGTATCTGCTGCAGATGGTCCAATGCCACAAACTCGTGAGCACATCTTGCTTGCACGTCAGGTTGGTATTGAGCACTTCGTAGTCTTCTTGAACAAAGTTGACCAAGTTGATGATGAAGAATTACTAGAATTAGTAGAACTAGAAGTTCGTGACCTATTAAGCGAATACGACTTCCCAGGTGACGATGTACCAGTAATCGCTGGTTCAGCACTTCTAGCACTTCAAGATGACCGTGCACACATGGACAAAGTTAAAGAATTAATGGACGCAGTTGACGAGTACGTTCCATCACCAGCTCGTGACGCTGACAAAGACTTCTTGATGCCAGTTGAGGATGTTTTCTCAATTACTGGTCGTGGTACAGTTGCAACTGGTCGTGTAGAACAAGGTCAAGTTAAAGTTGGAGACGAAGTAGAAATCGTTGGTATTAAAGATACTACTACTTCAACTGTTACTGGTGTTGAAATGTTCCGTAAGTTATTAGACTACGCGGAAGCTGGAGACAACATTGGAGCACTTTTACGTGGACTTTCTCGTGATGACGTTGAACGTGGACAAGTATTAGCTGCTCCAGGTTCAATTACACCTCACACAAAGTTCGAAGCTGAAGTGTATGTATTGTCTAAAGATGAAGGTGGACGTCACACTCCATTCTTCTCAAACTACCGTCCACAGTTCTTCTTCCGTACAACTGACGTAACAGGTGTTGTACACTTACCAGAAGGAACTGAAATGGTAATGCCTGGAGACAACACTGAAATGACTGTTGAGTTAATCTCACCAATCGCGGTTGAAGCTGGTACGAAATTCACTATTCGTGAAGGTGGACGTACAGTTGGAGCCGGCGTTGTTTCTACAATCGTCGAGTAA